The genomic stretch CTGTCTATTCTTGTACCTTACTATTTTACAGGAAATAGGGTCTGATTTCAACACGATAGACCCAAAAATAGAATATTTATACAATATATTATGATAAAATAGGGATATAAGAAAGGAGTAGGAGATCATGAAAAAATTAAGAATATTTTTACTAGCAATCGCTACTGTTTTAGGATTATCAGTTCCAGTTTTTGCTGATAGCGATGTTGACTATAGTATCAGCAATTATGATGGTGTTTTAGCGATACACGATGATAATGCTGCTGATTTTTATCAGACTATTACTTATCGCTTTGATTCCTCGTACAATGGGCAGGTGGTGACTTTGGGAGAAGCCGGTCACATGCCAGAAGGATTTTCGGTTAATAATCAGCCAGAAGTTTCTGCTGAAGTTAATGGAGCCGATAAAACTGTTCGGTCTGTGGTAAGCGATCTTGGTGATGGTTACCAAGTGAAAATCTACAATTCTGGTTCCAGCGGGGATATTGTAACTGTTAAGCTACACTGGAAACTATCGCATTTACTATTCCCTTATCAAGACGTCGCTGAACTCAATTGGGTACCAATTAGTGATTGGGATGAAACCTTGAAGCATGTTACTTTTACAGTCTTAACAGATAAAACAACTGCTAATCGCAAACTTTGGGCTCATAGGGGTTACTTGAAATCGGTAAATGTTGAAAAATTACCTGATGGTTATCGAATTACGGCTGAAAATGTTGATGGAAAGTTAGAGTTGCACGCTTACTGGGATAAAGCTATTTTGACAACTCCTGCAACCATTGCAAGTAAACGTAAAGCAGCTATTATTAAGCAAGAAGCAAAAATTGCTCGTAAAAGTCAGTTGCTTAAAGTGGTATTGTTTTACCTTGTGCCAGCTCTTGTTATTATTTTGATTGTTTTGGCTTGGATTTTCTTCTTTACAGGTAAAAAATTGGCTAAGAAATATGAAAAATTTAGTCATGATAGTCGTTCTTATGAAGCGCCAGAAGATTGGTCACCTTTGCTAATTATGCAGTATATCTATGATGTTGATTTGCAAGATACAGATACCAAAGGAAGTCCAATTTCACAAAAATTTAAATTTGAAACTGCCATGCAGGCGACTTTGCTTGATTTGATTGATCGTCATGTGATTACTGCAAGCGATGAGGAATTAACTTGTCATCTGGATAAGCCAATGACAAGCTATGAAGCAGAAGTAATTGATATGGCATTTGGTGGAAAAGAGACCATAAAAATTGAAGACTTGTTTGCAGATTATCGTTTTGATGATGATTTGGTAGATAACTATAAGAAGAAATACAAAGGTCATACTTTAGAAACAAAATTAAACAGTCTTGGTGAAGCATTCAATGATCGCTATCTTGCTAAACTTGAACAAATTACTGACTTAGTTAATCAAGAAATTTCACAAAAAGCTTTACCAGAAATTCGTGAGAATTTAAGCGATGGTATCGCTAAGAAATTTGAATATGCAAAAGGTCTCCTATTCCTTACCTTGATACCTGTTGGTATTGGGTTAATCTATCTTTTGTTTAATCTAAATCTAGTTTTTCTTGCTTATGGTCTTTTGTTAGCTTTGGTTGTTTTGAGTTTGGTCATTATCATGGTTAAATCTCATTATTACAAAGTTCATGGTATGATAACTGCTGAAGGACAACAACGTATTCAAGCTTGGGTTAGCTTTACTAATATGATGCGAGACATTAACAAATTTGATAAGGTTGATTGGCAAGGTGTTGTCGTCTGGAATCGTATCTTGGTTTATGCGACTCTGTTCGGCTATGCCAAACAAGTTCAAAAATTCCTTAAAATTCATAACATTAAACTTGCTAGCGAATCAGACTTTATGATGAATCCTGAAATTGGCTACCTTATTGGCATGCAAACTCATCGTTTGGGAATGGCTAGTCAAAGTGCTGATTCAGCTGCGCATTTCTCTGTATCATCTGGTAGTTCAGGCTCTAGTGGTGGATTCTCCGGTGGTGGCGGAGGCGGAGGCGGCGGAGCATTTTAAAATGCTTTCAAATCTGCTATAATTGAGGGGATATTAAATTAAGGAGAGCTTATGTTATTTTTCGAACTACTTAAGGCTATCTTTTTAGGGGTAGTTGAGGGAATTACAGAGTGGTTACCTGTTTCAAGTACAGGACACCTGATTTTGGTTCAAGAATTTATAAAATTGAATCAAGATAAAGCGTTTTTGGACATGTTTAACATTGTCATTCAATTGGGAGCTATCCTAGCGGTTATTGTGATTTACTTTAAACGTTTGAATCCATTCCAGCCAGGAAAAACAGCGCGTGAAGTTCAGTTGACATGGCAGCTATGGTTAAAAGTTGTTATTGCATGTATTCCATCAATTTTAATTGCAGTACCTTTTGATGATTGGTTTGAAGCACACTTCAACTACATGATTCCAATCGCAATTGCCTTAATTGTTTACGGGATTGCATTTATCTGGATTGAAAAACGAAATGCTAATATTGAACCTGAAGTGACTGATCTTGCTCGCATGCCTTATTTGACAGCCTTTTGGATTGGATGCTTCCAAGTTCTAAGTATCGTTCCAGGAACAAGTCGTTCAGGAGCAACAATCCTTGGAGCCATCATTGTGGGAACAAGTCGTTCAGTTGCAGCTGACTTCACTTTCTTCCTTGCTATTCCAACTATGTTTGGTTACAGTGGTTTGAAAGCTGTTAAGTTCTTCTTAGACGGAAATGTTCTAAACTTTAGCCAATTCTTGATTTTGATGGTGGCAAGCGTTACAGCTTTCCTTGTCAGTCTATACGTTATCCGCTTCTTGACTGATTATGTTAAGAAACACGATTTCACTATTTTTGGTAAATATCGTATCGTTTTGGGAACAATTCTTATTCTATATAGCATTGCCAAATTTATCTTTTAAAAAAGCCAGCAGCCCTTGTCAGGGCTGCTTTTTGTTACGTAAAAATTGAAAAAACAAGACTTTTCTTGTATAATAAAATGACTACTCGTGCGAGGTATATAGTATGGAAATGAAACAGATTAGCGAGACAACGCTAAAAATAACGATTAGTATGGAAGATTTAGAAGAACGCGGAATGGAGTTGAAAGACTTCTTGATTCCACAAGAAAAGACAGAAGAGTTCTTCTATTCAGTAATGGATGAATTGGATTTACCAGATAATTTCAAAGACAGTGGCATGCTTAGTTTCCGTGTGACACCACGTAAAGACCGCATTGATGTCTTTGTTACCAAATCTGAAATCAATAAAGATATAAACTTTGAAGATTTAGCAGCTTTTGATGATGTTTCAAACATGTCACCTGAGGAATTTTTCAAGACTTTAGAGCAGACAATGTTGTCTAAAGGCGACACGGAAGCTCACGAAAAATTAGGTAAGATTGAAGAAATGATGGAAGGTGCTGTTGAAGATGTTCTGACAGAACATGCCCAACAAGCTGAAACTGAACCGGAAGAAGATGTGAATCCATCAGATTATGTTCACTATGTCTTGGATTTTCCAAGCTTAGAAGCTACTGTTGCTTTTGCTAAGGCTATTGATTTTCCAGTTGAAGCTTCAGAGCTTTATAAGATGGATGGGGCTTACTACATGACAGTTCTCATTGATTTGCAAAATCACCCATCTTATTATGCAAATTTGATGTATGCCCGTATGTTAGAATACGCTGGCGCTGGTACAAAAACTCGTGCTTATTTACAAGAGCATGCGGTTGAATTATTGACGGATGATGCCGTCGAAAAATTAAAAATGATTGAGTTGGTATAGTATGGCACCCTTTACAATTGAATATGTTTTAGTTTTAATTGGCGCGTTTTTATTATCACTTTTCTTGACGCCAATTGTTCGTTTTATTGCTTTTCGTGTTGGTGCCGTTGACAATCCAAATGCTCGTCGTGTTAATGAAGTCCCAATGCCAAGTAGTGGTGGGTTGGCGATTTTCTTAGCCTTTTTAATGTCATCTTTGATTTTTATGCCAATGGTTTTGAAACAACCGATTTGGACGATTTCTTATTTTGATTATATTTTGCCAGTTGTTATTGGTGGATTTATCATTACAGCGACTGGTTTTATCGATGATATTTATGAATTGAAGCCAAAAACAAAAATGGCAGGGATTATTTTAGGAGCTATCATTGTTTGGGCCTTTACGGATTTCCGTTTTGATAGTTTTAAAATTCCTTTCGGCGGACCATTATTGCAATTCAATTCAGTAGTCACTTTCTTTTTGACGGTTTTTTGGATTATTTCAATTACAAACGCCATGAATTTGATTGATGGCTTAGATGGTCTGGTGAGTGGTGTTTCTATCATTAGCTTGATTACAATGGCTTTGGTATCTTATTTCTTCTTGCCACAGACCGACTTTTACTTGACTTTGACAATCTTATTATTGATTGCTTGTATTGCAGGATTTTTCCCTTATAATTACAATCCAGCTATTATATACTTGGGAGATACCGGAGCTCTTTTCATAGGATTTATGATTGGTGTGCTATCTCTTCAAGGGTTGAAAAATTCGACTGCTGTTGCAGTGGTGACACCAGTTATTATTCTTGGTGTTCCGATTTTGGATACAACTGTTGCGATTATTCGCCGTAAATTATCAGGGCGTCCAGCGACAGAAGCAGACAAGATGCATTTGCATCACCGTTTGTTAGCTATGGGGTTTACACACCGTGGAGCTGTTTTGGTCGTTTATGGAATTGCGATTCTTTTCTCACTTATCGCACTCTTGCTAAATGTTTCAAGCCGTTTAGGTGGTGTCCTTTTGATGATTGGTTTAGCCTTTGCCCTAGAAGTCTTTATTGAAGGACTTGAAATTTGGGGCGTTGGTCGAACACCACTCTTCGATACCCTTAAATTTATCGGAAATAGCGATTATCGCCAAGCGACAATGTTAAAATGGAAAAATCGCAAAAATAATAAGTAAATGGAAAGCCTATTATGGCTTTTTTTTGATATAATGATTAGTAACCCTATAGAACTGCGGTAATTTTCAGAAAAAAGTTACTGCCGCATTTGATAAATTGGAGGAACGTACACATGTCTGTACTTGAAATAAAAGATCTTCATGTTTCAATTGAAGATAAAGAAATTCTTAAGGGTGTCAATTTAACCCTTAAGACTGGAGAGATTGCTGCGATTATGGGTCCTAATGGAACTGGTAAGTCAACGCTTTCAGCTGCTATCATGGGTAATCCAAATTACGAGGTTACTCAGGGTGAAATTTTACTAGATGGCGAAAATATTCTCGACTTTGAAGTCGATGAACGCGCTCGCCTTGGTTTATTCCTTGCCATGCAATACCCATCTGAAATTCCAGGTATTACAAATGCTGAATTTATTCGTGCAGCTATGAATGCTGGAAAAGAAGATGACGAAAAAATTTCTGTTATGGATTTTATCACAAAATTGGATGAAAAGATGGAATTTCTTGGCATGAAAGAAGAAATGGCAGAACGTTACCTTAACGAAGGTTTCTCAGGTGGTGAGAAAAAACGTAATGAAATTCTTCAATTGTTGATGCTTGAACCTAAATTTGCTCTTCTTGATGAAATCGATTCAGGTCTTGATATCGATGCTTTGAAAGTTGTTTCAAAAGGTGTTAACGCTATGCGTGGAAATGACTTTGGAGCAATGATTATCACTCACTATCAACGACTTCTTAACTACATCACACCAGATGTTGTTCATATTATGATGGATGGTCGTGTTGTTCTTACAGGTGGTGCAGAACTTGCTGCTCGTCTTGAAAAAGAAGGTTATGCGAAAATTGCCGAAGAACTTGGAATTAAATACGAAGAAGAAGTGTAATTGATGATGTCAAGTCTACTATTATAGTAGATGATACTCGTATGTTGGATATAAAAAGGAGTAAACATCAAATTATGACGAAAGAATCAGTTTTAAATTTTTCACAAGCAAAAGCAGAACCTTTGTGGTTGCAAGAGCGACGCTTAGCTGCTTTTGATCATATAGATAAATTGCCATTACCAGAAGTCAACCGTGTAAAATTTCACCGTTGGAACTTGGGTGATGGAAGTATTTCAGAGGATGTGGCTTTGGCTAATGTCCCTGATTTTACAGCGCTTGGAGATAATCCAAAACTTGTTCAGGTTGGAACACAAACTGTCCTTGAACAATTACCTGTTGACTTGATGTCAAAAGGTGTTATTTTTACAGATTTTTATAGCGCTTTGGAAGAAATTCCAGAAGTGATTGAAAAATATTTTGGTAAAGCGCGTGGTGACTTGGAAGACAAGTTAGCTGCTTATCATACAGCTTACTTTAACAGTGCTGCTGTGCTTTATGTTCCAGATAATGTGGACATTGAAGAGCCAATCGAAGGTCTCTTTTTCCAAGATAAGGCTAGTGATGTTCCATTTAATAAACACGTCCTTATTATTGTAGGAAAAAATAGTCACATCAGTTATCTAGAACGTTTTGAATCAATCGGTGAAGGCGATGCTAAAGCAACAGCAAATATCTCTGTTGAAGTTATTGCTTTAGATGGCAGTCAAGTAAAGTTTTCTGCTATCGACCGTCTTGGAAATAACGTGACAACTTATATTAGCCGTCGTGCTCATCATGGTAAAGATGCTGTGGTGGACTGGGCAATCGGCATCATGAATGAAGGCAATGTGATTGCTGATTTTGATTCAGACTTGTACGGAGATGGTAGCCAAGCTAATCTTAAAGTGGTTGCCGCTTCATCTGGTCGTCAAGTTCAAGGTGTGGATACGCGCGTGACAAACTACGGTTGCCATTCAGTCGGACACATTTTACAACACGGTGTCATTCTTGAACGCGGAACATTGACTTTTAATGGTGTTGGTCACATTGTAAAAGGTGCTAAGGGAGCGGACGCTCAACAAGAAAGTCGTGTTCTGATGCTTTCAGACAAAGCTCGTTCAGATGCCAACCCAATCCTATTGATTGATGAAAATGATGTGACAGCTGGTCACGCCGCTTCAATCGGACAAGTTGACCCAGAAGATATGTATTATCTCATGAGTCGTGGTATTGACAAGGAAACAGCAGAACGCCTAGTTATTCGTGGTTTCTTAGGTACTGTTATCACTGAAATTCCTGTCAAAGAAGTGCGTGATGAAATGATTGCTGTGCTTGACAGTAAGTTGGAGCAACGCTAATATGACAAAATTAGACGCTCATAAAATCGCTCAAGACTTTTGCATCCTTGACCAAGTTGTCAATGATGAACCTCTGGTTTATCTAGACAATGCGGCAACAACTCAGAAACCACAAAAAGTACTTGATGCGCTCAATCAGTATTATCATACTATCAATGCCAATGTGCACCGCGGTGTTCATACCCTTGCTGAACGTGCAACAGCTGCTTATGAAGCCAGTCGTGAAAAAGCACGTCAGTTCATTAATGCTAAGTCAACAAAAGAAGTGTTATTTACACGTGGAACAACAACTGGACTTAACTGGGTTGCGCAGTTTGCCCAAGATGTTCTTCAAAAAGACGATGAAGTGCTTATTTCGGTTTTAGAACATCATGCGAATGTCGTTCCTTGGCAACAAGTTTGCCATAAGACTGGTGCAAAATTGGTTTATGTTTATTTAAAAGATGGTCAGCTGGATATGGAAGATTTGCGTAGCAAACTTTCAAGCAAAACAAAATTTGTAAGCATTGCCCATGTTTCAAATGTTTTAGGCTCAGTGCAACCTGTTAAAGAAATTGCCAAATTAGCTCATGAAGTTGGTGCTTATATGGTGGTTGACGGTGCGCAGTCTGCTCCGCATATGACAATCGATGTTCAAGATTTGGATTGTGATTTCTTTGCTTTCTCAGGACATAAAATGCTTGGACCAACAGGCATTGGTGTGCTTTATGGTAAAGAAGAATTGCTCAATCAAATGTCACCAGTTGAATTTGGTGGGGAAATGATCGACTTCGTTTACGAACAAGAAGCCACTTGGACAGAATTGCCTTGGAAATTCGAAGCCGGGACACCAAATATTGCTGGTGCTATTGCTTTAGGCGCGGCTATTGAGTATTTGGATGATCTTGGTTTAGATAATGTTCATGCGCATGAGCAAGAACTGGTTGATTATGTTTTACCTAAACTACAAGCCATCGAAGGAGTAACAGTTTACGGTCCACAAGACCCTAGTCAGCACATGGGAGTCATTTCATTTAATATTGATGGATTGCATCCACATGATGTGGCAACAGCACTTGATTATGAAGGTGTTGCTGTGCGAGCAGGACATCACTGTGCACAACCTTTGATTAATTATCTTGGAATTCATTCGGCAGTGCGCGCAAGTTTTTATATCTATAATACGAAAGAAGATTGTGATAAACTAATAGAAGCAATTCTTAAAACAAAGGAGTTTTTCAATGGCACTTTCTAGATTAGATAGTCTTTATATGGCAGTTGTTTCAGATCACTCAAAAAATCCGCATCATCATGGCAAATTGGAAGATGTTGATCAAGTTAATCTTAACAATCCAACTTGTGGTGATGTGATTTCACTATCAGTCAAATTCGACGGTGATCGCATTTCTGACATTGCATTTGCTGGTGATGGATGTACCATTTCAACAGCTTCATCAAGTATGATGACTGATGCTGTTGTTGGCAAGACGAAAGAAGAAGCTCTTGAACTAGCTGAGATTTTTTCAAAAATGGTTCAAGGTGAAAAAGACGATGCCCAAAAAAGATTAGGTGAGGCAAGTTTTTTGGCAGGAGTTTCAAAATTTCCACAACGTATTAAATGTTCAACTCTTGCCTGGAACGCCTTAAAAAAAGCTATTGAAAACGATAGTAAAAATACAGAAAGGTAATTAGATGCCTGAAAAAAATGAAAAAGTAACGCCAAAACCAATTGATATTGGTGAGTATCAATATGGCTTCCACGATGACGTGACACCAGTCTTTTCAACAGGAAAAGGAATCAGTGAAGATGTTGTTCGTGAATTATCTGCTGAAAAAGGTGAGCCAGAATGGATGCTGGAATTTCGCTTGAAATCATTGGAAATTTTTAATAAAATGCCAATGCAAGATTGGGGACCAGATTTGTCAGATATTGATTTTGATGAGATTACTTACTATCAAAAAGCATCTGATAAACCTGCCCGTTCATGGGATGATGTTCCAGATAAAATCAAAGAAACTTTTGAACGCATCGGTATTCCAGAAGCCGAACGAGCTTATCTCGCTGGTGCTTCAGCTCAGTATGAATCTGAAGTGGTTTACCACAACATGAAAGATGAGTATGACAAGCTAGGAATTGTATTTACGGATACAGATTCTGCACTAAAAGAATACCCAGAGCTTTTCAAAAAATATTTCTCTAAATTAGTCCCACCAACGGATAACAAATTAGCTGCTTTAAACTCAGCTTTCTGGTCAGGTGGTACCTTCATTTACGTCCCAAAAGGTGTCAAAGTTGATATTCCTTTGCAAACTTATTTCCGTATTAACAACGAAGCGATGGGACAATTTGAACGTACTTTGATTATTGTTGATGAAGGGGCAAGCGTTCACTATGTAGAAGGCTGTACCGCACCAAACTATTCATCAGCAAGTCTTCACGCAGCCATTGTTGAGATTTTTGCTCTTGAAGGTAGTTATATGCGTTATTCTACTATTCAGAACTGGTCAGATAATGTCTATAACTTGGTAACTAAACGTGCCACGGCTAAGAAAAATGCTACGGTAGAATGGATTGATGGTAACCTTGGTGCCAAAACAACAATGAAGTATCCATCTGTTTATCTTGATGGCGAAGGTGCGCGTGGGACAATGCTCTCAATTGCCTTTGCTAATAAAGGGCAACACCAAGATACGGGTGCTAAGATGATTCACAATGCACCGCATACCTCATCGTCAATTGTTTCAAAATCAATTGCTAAAGGTGGCGGAAAAGTTGACTATCGTGGTCAAGTGACTTTTAATAAAAATTCTAAGAAATCAGTTAGTCACATTGAATGTGATACGATTTTGATGGATGACATTTCAAGTTCCGATACCATTCCATTTAACGAAATTCACAATTCACAAGTTGCGCTTGAACATGAAGCTAAAGTTTCAAAAATCTCAGAAGAACAACTCTATTATCTCATGAGTCGTGGCCTTTCTGAACAAGAAGCAACAGAGATGATTGTCATGGGATTTGTAGAACCATTTACAAAAGAACTCCCAATGGAATATGCTGTTGAACTTAATCGTTTGATTAGTTATGAAATGGAAGGTTCTGTTGGATAACTTAAAAGAGACAAGTTTTTAAACTTGTCTCTTTTTTTCTATATATAATAGGAAAAGTAATGGTAGTTTTTATAGTTTTTCGTTAACGTAAGTGACGAAGTGGTTCCACCAGACTTTAAGAAAAATGCTTTTTTTTACCTCTTTCTTAGCAAGTGCTGGTACGCTTGGTTTAGAGTCTAGATAGCCAGTTCCGACGATTTGTTTATCATCATAAATGAAAGAACCAACTTTATCACCTTTATTAATAGTAGCTTCGTATCCTTTGACTTTTGTTGAGAATTTTACAGAAGCATCAGTACCAATACGATGAACAACCTTTAATTCTTGAGAAGCAACTGCAGGTACAGTCTTTTCTTTTCCATCGATAACTTTTGCTTTGCTATTTTTAGTTGATTCGCCAGCATCAACAAGAGTTGTCATTTCGTAATTTGATTTAACGTAATCAAGAAGGGCATTAGTAGCTTCAAAACGAGCAAATTCATTTTCTTGCCAACCATCGGCATTCATGACAACGGAGATAATGCGCATGCCGTTTTCTGTAGAAGTCGCAACAAATGAAGCACCAGCAAGTTCAGTTGTACCGGTTTTTAGACCATCAACACCATCACGTTCGTAAGGCATTCCTTTGAGCATGTAATTATAAGTGTTCATTGTAGAACCATCAAAGTCAGCAGTTGTTTGGTTACTAATTTTAAGCACATCTGGGTACTCGGTGATTAAGTGTTGGGCAATGATGGCAACATCACGAGCGCTTAGGGTATTTTCATCAGTTGAACTAGAACCTGGGTAAATGTTATCACCTAGGTAACTATTGTTAAGACCAGAAGCATTAAATAATTTAGCATCATTGATTCCCCATTCTTGGAGTTGAGTTTGCATCATATCAACAAACTTACTTTCGGTACCGCCGATTTTTTCTGCAAGGGCAATCGCAGCACTATTAGCACTAGCTACCATGGCAGCATTAACTAATTGCTCCACAGTATATTCGCGTGCTTCCATAGGAACGTTACTAGCATCCGAATTAGCTGTTAAATCATAAGCATAATCAGATATAGGAACTTTAGTATCCCAACTTAGATTCCCTTTGTCGATTTCTTTGTAAGTTAAGTAAACCGTTAATATTTTTGTCATTGAAGCAATACCATCAGGTGTAGTTGCATCTTTTTCATATAATACTTTACCAGTAGAAGCTTCAACAGCGATAGCGTGTTTAGCTGCTACATCAAAGGTATCATCAGCAGCAACTTTGTTTCCAATGAAGGCCAAGAGTAGGGCCAAAACAGCAAAAACTTTCTTCATTGTTCCATCCTTTGTTAAAAAATTAGATAATATGATTATATCATATTAATCGCTTACTTTCAGTGTGTCAGAAAATCTGACAAAAAATTCAGAAAAAACTATTCTCTTCAGAAAAAACTATTTTCTTTAAGGAAACTTTATGCTATAATTTTATTTGTCAAATAATATAATTTAGAGAGAACAACTAGGAGGGCGTCACATGTCACTAAATGGTAAAACATGGAAACGCGTCGGTCTTGGGGCTGTAGCCTTAGTCTCAACAGCTGTTTTGGCAGCTTGTGGAGGTAAAAGCTCATCAACTTCTTCAAAAACTGATGAGATCAATTGGTACACTCCGACTGAAATTAGCACTTTGGACATTTCGAAAGTTACAGATACTTATTCTTCAATTGCTATCGGTAACTCAGGTAGTAACTTACTTCGTCGTAACGAAGACGGTGAATTAAAACCTGATTTGGCTGAGAAAGTAGAAGTATCTGAAGATGGTTTAACATATACTGCCACATTACGTGATGGTCTTAAATGGTCTGACGGTAGTGATTTAACGGCAGATGACTTTGTTTATACATGGCAACGTATTGTTGATCCAGCGACTGCTTCAGAGTATGCTTACCTTGCATCAGATGCGCATGTTTTAAATGCTGCAGAAGTTATCAATGGTACTAAGAGCGTTGATGAATTGGGAGTTAAAGCAGACGGTAATAAAGTAATCTTTACATTATCTAGTCCATCTCCACAATTTATGAGTCTTTTGACATTTGCTAACTTCGTTCCTCAAAACAAAGCCTTTGTGGAAAAAGCAGGAAGTGACTTCGCTACAACTTCTGAAAAAGCACTTTATTCAGGTCCATACACAGTTAAAAATTGGAATGGTTCTAATGGTTCATTCACACTTGTGAAAAACAAATACTATTGGGACGCTAAAAACGTTAAATTGAAGAAAGTTAACGTCCAAGCTGTTAAAAAACCTGATACTGCCGTGCAAATGTATAAAGATGGTGAGCTTGATACAGCAAACATCTCTGGTACAGAAGCAATTTATAAAGCAAATAAAAGCAACAAAGATGTTGTGGATGCTCCAGAAGCAACATCTGCATACCTCGTTTACAACGAAACAGGTTCTGTTAAAGCTTTAGCTAATACTAAGATTCGTCAAGCACTTAACCTTGCAACAAATCGTGAAGGTGTTGTTAAAGCAGCTATCGATACTGGTTCAAAAGCAGCAACGGCTCTTGTTCCAACAGGACTTGAAACCTTAGAAGATGGTACTGATTTATCTAAATACGTATCACAAGATTACACTTATGATGCAAAACAAGCAGCAAAACTTTTCAAAGAAGGTCT from Streptococcus ruminicola encodes the following:
- a CDS encoding DUF2207 domain-containing protein; translated protein: MKKLRIFLLAIATVLGLSVPVFADSDVDYSISNYDGVLAIHDDNAADFYQTITYRFDSSYNGQVVTLGEAGHMPEGFSVNNQPEVSAEVNGADKTVRSVVSDLGDGYQVKIYNSGSSGDIVTVKLHWKLSHLLFPYQDVAELNWVPISDWDETLKHVTFTVLTDKTTANRKLWAHRGYLKSVNVEKLPDGYRITAENVDGKLELHAYWDKAILTTPATIASKRKAAIIKQEAKIARKSQLLKVVLFYLVPALVIILIVLAWIFFFTGKKLAKKYEKFSHDSRSYEAPEDWSPLLIMQYIYDVDLQDTDTKGSPISQKFKFETAMQATLLDLIDRHVITASDEELTCHLDKPMTSYEAEVIDMAFGGKETIKIEDLFADYRFDDDLVDNYKKKYKGHTLETKLNSLGEAFNDRYLAKLEQITDLVNQEISQKALPEIRENLSDGIAKKFEYAKGLLFLTLIPVGIGLIYLLFNLNLVFLAYGLLLALVVLSLVIIMVKSHYYKVHGMITAEGQQRIQAWVSFTNMMRDINKFDKVDWQGVVVWNRILVYATLFGYAKQVQKFLKIHNIKLASESDFMMNPEIGYLIGMQTHRLGMASQSADSAAHFSVSSGSSGSSGGFSGGGGGGGGGAF
- the mecA gene encoding adaptor protein MecA, which translates into the protein MEMKQISETTLKITISMEDLEERGMELKDFLIPQEKTEEFFYSVMDELDLPDNFKDSGMLSFRVTPRKDRIDVFVTKSEINKDINFEDLAAFDDVSNMSPEEFFKTLEQTMLSKGDTEAHEKLGKIEEMMEGAVEDVLTEHAQQAETEPEEDVNPSDYVHYVLDFPSLEATVAFAKAIDFPVEASELYKMDGAYYMTVLIDLQNHPSYYANLMYARMLEYAGAGTKTRAYLQEHAVELLTDDAVEKLKMIELV
- the sufC gene encoding Fe-S cluster assembly ATPase SufC; protein product: MSVLEIKDLHVSIEDKEILKGVNLTLKTGEIAAIMGPNGTGKSTLSAAIMGNPNYEVTQGEILLDGENILDFEVDERARLGLFLAMQYPSEIPGITNAEFIRAAMNAGKEDDEKISVMDFITKLDEKMEFLGMKEEMAERYLNEGFSGGEKKRNEILQLLMLEPKFALLDEIDSGLDIDALKVVSKGVNAMRGNDFGAMIITHYQRLLNYITPDVVHIMMDGRVVLTGGAELAARLEKEGYAKIAEELGIKYEEEV
- a CDS encoding glycosyltransferase family 4 protein encodes the protein MAPFTIEYVLVLIGAFLLSLFLTPIVRFIAFRVGAVDNPNARRVNEVPMPSSGGLAIFLAFLMSSLIFMPMVLKQPIWTISYFDYILPVVIGGFIITATGFIDDIYELKPKTKMAGIILGAIIVWAFTDFRFDSFKIPFGGPLLQFNSVVTFFLTVFWIISITNAMNLIDGLDGLVSGVSIISLITMALVSYFFLPQTDFYLTLTILLLIACIAGFFPYNYNPAIIYLGDTGALFIGFMIGVLSLQGLKNSTAVAVVTPVIILGVPILDTTVAIIRRKLSGRPATEADKMHLHHRLLAMGFTHRGAVLVVYGIAILFSLIALLLNVSSRLGGVLLMIGLAFALEVFIEGLEIWGVGRTPLFDTLKFIGNSDYRQATMLKWKNRKNNK
- a CDS encoding cysteine desulfurase, encoding MTKLDAHKIAQDFCILDQVVNDEPLVYLDNAATTQKPQKVLDALNQYYHTINANVHRGVHTLAERATAAYEASREKARQFINAKSTKEVLFTRGTTTGLNWVAQFAQDVLQKDDEVLISVLEHHANVVPWQQVCHKTGAKLVYVYLKDGQLDMEDLRSKLSSKTKFVSIAHVSNVLGSVQPVKEIAKLAHEVGAYMVVDGAQSAPHMTIDVQDLDCDFFAFSGHKMLGPTGIGVLYGKEELLNQMSPVEFGGEMIDFVYEQEATWTELPWKFEAGTPNIAGAIALGAAIEYLDDLGLDNVHAHEQELVDYVLPKLQAIEGVTVYGPQDPSQHMGVISFNIDGLHPHDVATALDYEGVAVRAGHHCAQPLINYLGIHSAVRASFYIYNTKEDCDKLIEAILKTKEFFNGTF
- a CDS encoding undecaprenyl-diphosphate phosphatase yields the protein MLFFELLKAIFLGVVEGITEWLPVSSTGHLILVQEFIKLNQDKAFLDMFNIVIQLGAILAVIVIYFKRLNPFQPGKTAREVQLTWQLWLKVVIACIPSILIAVPFDDWFEAHFNYMIPIAIALIVYGIAFIWIEKRNANIEPEVTDLARMPYLTAFWIGCFQVLSIVPGTSRSGATILGAIIVGTSRSVAADFTFFLAIPTMFGYSGLKAVKFFLDGNVLNFSQFLILMVASVTAFLVSLYVIRFLTDYVKKHDFTIFGKYRIVLGTILILYSIAKFIF
- the sufD gene encoding Fe-S cluster assembly protein SufD — protein: MTKESVLNFSQAKAEPLWLQERRLAAFDHIDKLPLPEVNRVKFHRWNLGDGSISEDVALANVPDFTALGDNPKLVQVGTQTVLEQLPVDLMSKGVIFTDFYSALEEIPEVIEKYFGKARGDLEDKLAAYHTAYFNSAAVLYVPDNVDIEEPIEGLFFQDKASDVPFNKHVLIIVGKNSHISYLERFESIGEGDAKATANISVEVIALDGSQVKFSAIDRLGNNVTTYISRRAHHGKDAVVDWAIGIMNEGNVIADFDSDLYGDGSQANLKVVAASSGRQVQGVDTRVTNYGCHSVGHILQHGVILERGTLTFNGVGHIVKGAKGADAQQESRVLMLSDKARSDANPILLIDENDVTAGHAASIGQVDPEDMYYLMSRGIDKETAERLVIRGFLGTVITEIPVKEVRDEMIAVLDSKLEQR